Proteins encoded by one window of Sus scrofa isolate TJ Tabasco breed Duroc chromosome 12, Sscrofa11.1, whole genome shotgun sequence:
- the DLG4 gene encoding disks large homolog 4 isoform X5 yields MDCLCIVTTKKYRYQDEDTPPLEHSPAHLPNQANSPPVIVNTDTLEAPGYELQVNGTEGEMEYEEITLERGNSGLGFSIAGGTDNPHIGDDPSIFITKIIPGGAAAQDGRLRVNDSILFVNEVDVREVTHSAAVEALKEAGSIVRLYVMRRKPPAEKLMEIKLIKGPKGLGFSIAGGVGNQHIPGDNSIYVTKIIEGGAAHKDGRLQIGDKILAVNSVGLEDVMHEDAVAALKNTYDVVYLKVAKPSSAYLSDSYAPPDITSSYSQHLDNEISHSSYLGTDYPTAMTPTSPRRYSPVAKDLLGEEDIPREPRRIVIHRGSTGLGFNIVGGEDGEGIFISFILAGGPADLSGELRKGDQILSVNGVDLRNASHEQAAIALKNAGQTVTIIAQYKPEEYSRFEAKIHDLREQLMNSSLGSGTASLRSNPKRGFYIRALFDYDKTKDCGFLSQALSFRFGDVLHVIDASDEEWWQARRVHSDSETDDIGFIPSKRRVERREWSRLKAKDWGSSSGSQGREDSVLSYETVTQMEVHYARPIIILGPTKDRANDDLLSEFPDKFGSCVPHTTRPKREYEIDGRDYHFVSSREKMEKDIQAHKFIEAGQYNSHLYGTSVQSVREVAEQGKHCILDVSANAVRRLQAAHLHPIAIFIRPRSLENVLEINKRITEEQARKAFDRASKLEQEFTECFSAIVEGDSFEEIYHKVKRVIEDLSGPYIWVPARERL; encoded by the exons ATGGACTGTCTCTGTATAGTGACAACCAAG AAATACCGCTACCAAGATGAAGACACGCCCCCTCTGGAGCACAGCCCGGCCCACCTCCCCAACCAG gCCAATTCTCCCCCAGTGATTGTCAACACAGATACCCTAGAAGCCCCGGGATAT GAGTTGCAGGTGAACGGGACGGAGGGGGAAATGGAATACGAGGAGATCACATTGGAAAGG GGTAACTCAGGTCTGGGCTTCAGCATCGCAGGTGGCACGGATAACCCACACATCGGTGACGACCCATCCATTTTCATCACCAAGATCATTCCCGGTGGGGCTGCGGCCCAGGATGGCCGCCTCAG GGTCAACGACAGCATCTTGTTTGTAAATGAAGTGGATGTGCGGGAGGTGACCCACTCAGCTGCGGTGGAGGCCCTCAAAGAGGCGGGCTCCATTGTCCGCCTCTATGTCATGCGCCGGAAGCCCCCCGCCGAGAAGCTCATGGAGATCAAGCTCATCAAGGGGCCTAAAG GACTTGGCTTCAGCATCGCAGGCGGTGTAGGGAACCAGCACATCCCTGGAGATAATAGCATCTATGTAACCAAGATTATCGAAGGGGGTGCCGCCCACAAGGATGGGAGGTTGCAGATTGGAGACAAGATCCTGGCG GTCAACAGCGTGGGGCTGGAGGACGTCATGCATGAGGATGCCGTGGCAGCCCTGAAGAACACGTATGATGTTGTCTACCTGAAGGTGGCCAAGCCCAGCAGTGCCTACCTGAGTGACAGCTATGCTCCCCCAGACATCACAAGCT CTTATTCCCAGCACCTGGACAACGAGAtcagccacagcagctacctgggcaccgactaccccacagccatgaCCCCCACCTCCCCTCGGCGCTACTCCCCCGTGGCCAAGGACCTGCTCGGGGAGGAGGACATTCCCCGGGAACCGAGGCGGATCGTGATTCACCGGGGCTCCACGGGCCTGGGCTTCAACATTGTGGGCGGCGAGGACGGTGAAGGCATCTTCATCTCCTTCATTCTGGCCGGGGGCCCGGCGGACCTCAGCGGCGAGCTGCGGAAGGGGGACCAGATCCTCTCG GTCAATGGCGTTGACCTCCGCAATGCCAGCCACGAGCAGGCTGCCATTGCCCTGAAGAACGCGGGGCAGACCGTCACCATCATCGCGCAGTATAAGCCAGAAG AGTACAGCCGATTCGAGGCCAAGATCCACGACCTTCGGGAGCAGCTCATGAACAGCAGCCTGGGCTCAGGGACTGCCTCCCTGCGGAGCAACCCCAAAAGGGGTTTCTACATCAG GGCCCTGTTTGACTACGACAAGACCAAGGACTGCGGCTTCCTGAGCCAGGCCCTGAGCTTCCGCTTTGGGGACGTATTGCATGTCATCGACGCCAGTGACGAGGAGTGGTGGCAGGCGCGGCGGGTCCACTCTGACAGCGAGACCGATGACATTGGCTTTATCCCCAGCAAACGACG GGTTGAGCGACGGGAGTGGTCAAGGTTAAAGGCCAAG GATTGGGGCTCCAGCTCCGGATCACAGG GTCGAGAAGACTCGGTTCTGAGCTACGAGACGGTGACACAGATGGAAG TGCACTACGCTCGCCCCATCATCATCCTCGGGCCCACCAAGGACCGCGCCAACGACGATCTCCTCTCCGAGTTCCCCGACAAGTTTGGATCCTGTGTCCCTC ATACGACACGGCCCAAGCGGGAGTATGAGATAGATGGCCGGGATTACCACTTTGTGTCGTCCCGGGAGAAAATGGAGAAGGACATCCAGGCACACAAGTTCATCGAGGCCGGCCAGTACAACAGCCACCTGTATGGAACCAGCGTCCAGTCCGTGCGAGAGGTGGCAGAGCAG gGGAAGCACTGCATCCTCGACGTCTCGGCCAATGCCGTGCGGCGGCTGCAGGCGGCCCACCTGCATCCTATCGCCATCTTCATCCGCCCCCGctccctggagaatgttct AGAGATCAATAAGCGGATCACAGAGGAGCAAGCCCGCAAAGCCTTCGACAGAGCCTCCAAACTGGAGCAGGAATTCACAGAGTGCTTCTCAG CCATCGTGGAGGGCGACAGCTTTGAGGAGATCTACCACAAGGTGAAGCGTGTCATCGAGGACCTCTCAGGCCCCTACATCTGGGTCCCAGCCCGAGAGAGACTCTGA
- the DLG4 gene encoding disks large homolog 4 isoform X1, producing MEYEEITLERGNSGLGFSIAGGTDNPHIGDDPSIFITKIIPGGAAAQDGRLRVNDSILFVNEVDVREVTHSAAVEALKEAGSIVRLYVMRRKPPAEKLMEIKLIKGPKGLGFSIAGGVGNQHIPGDNSIYVTKIIEGGAAHKDGRLQIGDKILAVNSVGLEDVMHEDAVAALKNTYDVVYLKVAKPSSAYLSDSYAPPDITSSYSQHLDNEISHSSYLGTDYPTAMTPTSPRRYSPVAKDLLGEEDIPREPRRIVIHRGSTGLGFNIVGGEDGEGIFISFILAGGPADLSGELRKGDQILSVNGVDLRNASHEQAAIALKNAGQTVTIIAQYKPEEYSRFEAKIHDLREQLMNSSLGSGTASLRSNPKRGFYIRALFDYDKTKDCGFLSQALSFRFGDVLHVIDASDEEWWQARRVHSDSETDDIGFIPSKRRVERREWSRLKAKDWGSSSGSQGREDSVLSYETVTQMEVHYARPIIILGPTKDRANDDLLSEFPDKFGSCVPHTTRPKREYEIDGRDYHFVSSREKMEKDIQAHKFIEAGQYNSHLYGTSVQSVREVAEQGKHCILDVSANAVRRLQAAHLHPIAIFIRPRSLENVLEINKRITEEQARKAFDRASKLEQEFTECFSAIVEGDSFEEIYHKVKRVIEDLSGPYIWVPARERL from the exons ATGGAATACGAGGAGATCACATTGGAAAGG GGTAACTCAGGTCTGGGCTTCAGCATCGCAGGTGGCACGGATAACCCACACATCGGTGACGACCCATCCATTTTCATCACCAAGATCATTCCCGGTGGGGCTGCGGCCCAGGATGGCCGCCTCAG GGTCAACGACAGCATCTTGTTTGTAAATGAAGTGGATGTGCGGGAGGTGACCCACTCAGCTGCGGTGGAGGCCCTCAAAGAGGCGGGCTCCATTGTCCGCCTCTATGTCATGCGCCGGAAGCCCCCCGCCGAGAAGCTCATGGAGATCAAGCTCATCAAGGGGCCTAAAG GACTTGGCTTCAGCATCGCAGGCGGTGTAGGGAACCAGCACATCCCTGGAGATAATAGCATCTATGTAACCAAGATTATCGAAGGGGGTGCCGCCCACAAGGATGGGAGGTTGCAGATTGGAGACAAGATCCTGGCG GTCAACAGCGTGGGGCTGGAGGACGTCATGCATGAGGATGCCGTGGCAGCCCTGAAGAACACGTATGATGTTGTCTACCTGAAGGTGGCCAAGCCCAGCAGTGCCTACCTGAGTGACAGCTATGCTCCCCCAGACATCACAAGCT CTTATTCCCAGCACCTGGACAACGAGAtcagccacagcagctacctgggcaccgactaccccacagccatgaCCCCCACCTCCCCTCGGCGCTACTCCCCCGTGGCCAAGGACCTGCTCGGGGAGGAGGACATTCCCCGGGAACCGAGGCGGATCGTGATTCACCGGGGCTCCACGGGCCTGGGCTTCAACATTGTGGGCGGCGAGGACGGTGAAGGCATCTTCATCTCCTTCATTCTGGCCGGGGGCCCGGCGGACCTCAGCGGCGAGCTGCGGAAGGGGGACCAGATCCTCTCG GTCAATGGCGTTGACCTCCGCAATGCCAGCCACGAGCAGGCTGCCATTGCCCTGAAGAACGCGGGGCAGACCGTCACCATCATCGCGCAGTATAAGCCAGAAG AGTACAGCCGATTCGAGGCCAAGATCCACGACCTTCGGGAGCAGCTCATGAACAGCAGCCTGGGCTCAGGGACTGCCTCCCTGCGGAGCAACCCCAAAAGGGGTTTCTACATCAG GGCCCTGTTTGACTACGACAAGACCAAGGACTGCGGCTTCCTGAGCCAGGCCCTGAGCTTCCGCTTTGGGGACGTATTGCATGTCATCGACGCCAGTGACGAGGAGTGGTGGCAGGCGCGGCGGGTCCACTCTGACAGCGAGACCGATGACATTGGCTTTATCCCCAGCAAACGACG GGTTGAGCGACGGGAGTGGTCAAGGTTAAAGGCCAAG GATTGGGGCTCCAGCTCCGGATCACAGG GTCGAGAAGACTCGGTTCTGAGCTACGAGACGGTGACACAGATGGAAG TGCACTACGCTCGCCCCATCATCATCCTCGGGCCCACCAAGGACCGCGCCAACGACGATCTCCTCTCCGAGTTCCCCGACAAGTTTGGATCCTGTGTCCCTC ATACGACACGGCCCAAGCGGGAGTATGAGATAGATGGCCGGGATTACCACTTTGTGTCGTCCCGGGAGAAAATGGAGAAGGACATCCAGGCACACAAGTTCATCGAGGCCGGCCAGTACAACAGCCACCTGTATGGAACCAGCGTCCAGTCCGTGCGAGAGGTGGCAGAGCAG gGGAAGCACTGCATCCTCGACGTCTCGGCCAATGCCGTGCGGCGGCTGCAGGCGGCCCACCTGCATCCTATCGCCATCTTCATCCGCCCCCGctccctggagaatgttct AGAGATCAATAAGCGGATCACAGAGGAGCAAGCCCGCAAAGCCTTCGACAGAGCCTCCAAACTGGAGCAGGAATTCACAGAGTGCTTCTCAG CCATCGTGGAGGGCGACAGCTTTGAGGAGATCTACCACAAGGTGAAGCGTGTCATCGAGGACCTCTCAGGCCCCTACATCTGGGTCCCAGCCCGAGAGAGACTCTGA
- the DLG4 gene encoding disks large homolog 4 isoform X7: MDCLCIVTTKANSPPVIVNTDTLEAPGYELQVNGTEGEMEYEEITLERGNSGLGFSIAGGTDNPHIGDDPSIFITKIIPGGAAAQDGRLRVNDSILFVNEVDVREVTHSAAVEALKEAGSIVRLYVMRRKPPAEKLMEIKLIKGPKGLGFSIAGGVGNQHIPGDNSIYVTKIIEGGAAHKDGRLQIGDKILAVNSVGLEDVMHEDAVAALKNTYDVVYLKVAKPSSAYLSDSYAPPDITSSYSQHLDNEISHSSYLGTDYPTAMTPTSPRRYSPVAKDLLGEEDIPREPRRIVIHRGSTGLGFNIVGGEDGEGIFISFILAGGPADLSGELRKGDQILSVNGVDLRNASHEQAAIALKNAGQTVTIIAQYKPEEYSRFEAKIHDLREQLMNSSLGSGTASLRSNPKRGFYIRALFDYDKTKDCGFLSQALSFRFGDVLHVIDASDEEWWQARRVHSDSETDDIGFIPSKRRVERREWSRLKAKDWGSSSGSQGREDSVLSYETVTQMEVHYARPIIILGPTKDRANDDLLSEFPDKFGSCVPHTTRPKREYEIDGRDYHFVSSREKMEKDIQAHKFIEAGQYNSHLYGTSVQSVREVAEQGKHCILDVSANAVRRLQAAHLHPIAIFIRPRSLENVLEINKRITEEQARKAFDRASKLEQEFTECFSAIVEGDSFEEIYHKVKRVIEDLSGPYIWVPARERL; encoded by the exons ATGGACTGTCTCTGTATAGTGACAACCAAG gCCAATTCTCCCCCAGTGATTGTCAACACAGATACCCTAGAAGCCCCGGGATAT GAGTTGCAGGTGAACGGGACGGAGGGGGAAATGGAATACGAGGAGATCACATTGGAAAGG GGTAACTCAGGTCTGGGCTTCAGCATCGCAGGTGGCACGGATAACCCACACATCGGTGACGACCCATCCATTTTCATCACCAAGATCATTCCCGGTGGGGCTGCGGCCCAGGATGGCCGCCTCAG GGTCAACGACAGCATCTTGTTTGTAAATGAAGTGGATGTGCGGGAGGTGACCCACTCAGCTGCGGTGGAGGCCCTCAAAGAGGCGGGCTCCATTGTCCGCCTCTATGTCATGCGCCGGAAGCCCCCCGCCGAGAAGCTCATGGAGATCAAGCTCATCAAGGGGCCTAAAG GACTTGGCTTCAGCATCGCAGGCGGTGTAGGGAACCAGCACATCCCTGGAGATAATAGCATCTATGTAACCAAGATTATCGAAGGGGGTGCCGCCCACAAGGATGGGAGGTTGCAGATTGGAGACAAGATCCTGGCG GTCAACAGCGTGGGGCTGGAGGACGTCATGCATGAGGATGCCGTGGCAGCCCTGAAGAACACGTATGATGTTGTCTACCTGAAGGTGGCCAAGCCCAGCAGTGCCTACCTGAGTGACAGCTATGCTCCCCCAGACATCACAAGCT CTTATTCCCAGCACCTGGACAACGAGAtcagccacagcagctacctgggcaccgactaccccacagccatgaCCCCCACCTCCCCTCGGCGCTACTCCCCCGTGGCCAAGGACCTGCTCGGGGAGGAGGACATTCCCCGGGAACCGAGGCGGATCGTGATTCACCGGGGCTCCACGGGCCTGGGCTTCAACATTGTGGGCGGCGAGGACGGTGAAGGCATCTTCATCTCCTTCATTCTGGCCGGGGGCCCGGCGGACCTCAGCGGCGAGCTGCGGAAGGGGGACCAGATCCTCTCG GTCAATGGCGTTGACCTCCGCAATGCCAGCCACGAGCAGGCTGCCATTGCCCTGAAGAACGCGGGGCAGACCGTCACCATCATCGCGCAGTATAAGCCAGAAG AGTACAGCCGATTCGAGGCCAAGATCCACGACCTTCGGGAGCAGCTCATGAACAGCAGCCTGGGCTCAGGGACTGCCTCCCTGCGGAGCAACCCCAAAAGGGGTTTCTACATCAG GGCCCTGTTTGACTACGACAAGACCAAGGACTGCGGCTTCCTGAGCCAGGCCCTGAGCTTCCGCTTTGGGGACGTATTGCATGTCATCGACGCCAGTGACGAGGAGTGGTGGCAGGCGCGGCGGGTCCACTCTGACAGCGAGACCGATGACATTGGCTTTATCCCCAGCAAACGACG GGTTGAGCGACGGGAGTGGTCAAGGTTAAAGGCCAAG GATTGGGGCTCCAGCTCCGGATCACAGG GTCGAGAAGACTCGGTTCTGAGCTACGAGACGGTGACACAGATGGAAG TGCACTACGCTCGCCCCATCATCATCCTCGGGCCCACCAAGGACCGCGCCAACGACGATCTCCTCTCCGAGTTCCCCGACAAGTTTGGATCCTGTGTCCCTC ATACGACACGGCCCAAGCGGGAGTATGAGATAGATGGCCGGGATTACCACTTTGTGTCGTCCCGGGAGAAAATGGAGAAGGACATCCAGGCACACAAGTTCATCGAGGCCGGCCAGTACAACAGCCACCTGTATGGAACCAGCGTCCAGTCCGTGCGAGAGGTGGCAGAGCAG gGGAAGCACTGCATCCTCGACGTCTCGGCCAATGCCGTGCGGCGGCTGCAGGCGGCCCACCTGCATCCTATCGCCATCTTCATCCGCCCCCGctccctggagaatgttct AGAGATCAATAAGCGGATCACAGAGGAGCAAGCCCGCAAAGCCTTCGACAGAGCCTCCAAACTGGAGCAGGAATTCACAGAGTGCTTCTCAG CCATCGTGGAGGGCGACAGCTTTGAGGAGATCTACCACAAGGTGAAGCGTGTCATCGAGGACCTCTCAGGCCCCTACATCTGGGTCCCAGCCCGAGAGAGACTCTGA
- the DLG4 gene encoding disks large homolog 4 isoform X9 yields MPVLELQVNGTEGEMEYEEITLERGNSGLGFSIAGGTDNPHIGDDPSIFITKIIPGGAAAQDGRLRVNDSILFVNEVDVREVTHSAAVEALKEAGSIVRLYVMRRKPPAEKLMEIKLIKGPKGLGFSIAGGVGNQHIPGDNSIYVTKIIEGGAAHKDGRLQIGDKILAVNSVGLEDVMHEDAVAALKNTYDVVYLKVAKPSSAYLSDSYAPPDITSSYSQHLDNEISHSSYLGTDYPTAMTPTSPRRYSPVAKDLLGEEDIPREPRRIVIHRGSTGLGFNIVGGEDGEGIFISFILAGGPADLSGELRKGDQILSVNGVDLRNASHEQAAIALKNAGQTVTIIAQYKPEEYSRFEAKIHDLREQLMNSSLGSGTASLRSNPKRGFYIRALFDYDKTKDCGFLSQALSFRFGDVLHVIDASDEEWWQARRVHSDSETDDIGFIPSKRRVERREWSRLKAKDWGSSSGSQGREDSVLSYETVTQMEVHYARPIIILGPTKDRANDDLLSEFPDKFGSCVPHTTRPKREYEIDGRDYHFVSSREKMEKDIQAHKFIEAGQYNSHLYGTSVQSVREVAEQGKHCILDVSANAVRRLQAAHLHPIAIFIRPRSLENVLEINKRITEEQARKAFDRASKLEQEFTECFSAIVEGDSFEEIYHKVKRVIEDLSGPYIWVPARERL; encoded by the exons AT GCCGGTGCTGGAGTTGCAGGTGAACGGGACGGAGGGGGAAATGGAATACGAGGAGATCACATTGGAAAGG GGTAACTCAGGTCTGGGCTTCAGCATCGCAGGTGGCACGGATAACCCACACATCGGTGACGACCCATCCATTTTCATCACCAAGATCATTCCCGGTGGGGCTGCGGCCCAGGATGGCCGCCTCAG GGTCAACGACAGCATCTTGTTTGTAAATGAAGTGGATGTGCGGGAGGTGACCCACTCAGCTGCGGTGGAGGCCCTCAAAGAGGCGGGCTCCATTGTCCGCCTCTATGTCATGCGCCGGAAGCCCCCCGCCGAGAAGCTCATGGAGATCAAGCTCATCAAGGGGCCTAAAG GACTTGGCTTCAGCATCGCAGGCGGTGTAGGGAACCAGCACATCCCTGGAGATAATAGCATCTATGTAACCAAGATTATCGAAGGGGGTGCCGCCCACAAGGATGGGAGGTTGCAGATTGGAGACAAGATCCTGGCG GTCAACAGCGTGGGGCTGGAGGACGTCATGCATGAGGATGCCGTGGCAGCCCTGAAGAACACGTATGATGTTGTCTACCTGAAGGTGGCCAAGCCCAGCAGTGCCTACCTGAGTGACAGCTATGCTCCCCCAGACATCACAAGCT CTTATTCCCAGCACCTGGACAACGAGAtcagccacagcagctacctgggcaccgactaccccacagccatgaCCCCCACCTCCCCTCGGCGCTACTCCCCCGTGGCCAAGGACCTGCTCGGGGAGGAGGACATTCCCCGGGAACCGAGGCGGATCGTGATTCACCGGGGCTCCACGGGCCTGGGCTTCAACATTGTGGGCGGCGAGGACGGTGAAGGCATCTTCATCTCCTTCATTCTGGCCGGGGGCCCGGCGGACCTCAGCGGCGAGCTGCGGAAGGGGGACCAGATCCTCTCG GTCAATGGCGTTGACCTCCGCAATGCCAGCCACGAGCAGGCTGCCATTGCCCTGAAGAACGCGGGGCAGACCGTCACCATCATCGCGCAGTATAAGCCAGAAG AGTACAGCCGATTCGAGGCCAAGATCCACGACCTTCGGGAGCAGCTCATGAACAGCAGCCTGGGCTCAGGGACTGCCTCCCTGCGGAGCAACCCCAAAAGGGGTTTCTACATCAG GGCCCTGTTTGACTACGACAAGACCAAGGACTGCGGCTTCCTGAGCCAGGCCCTGAGCTTCCGCTTTGGGGACGTATTGCATGTCATCGACGCCAGTGACGAGGAGTGGTGGCAGGCGCGGCGGGTCCACTCTGACAGCGAGACCGATGACATTGGCTTTATCCCCAGCAAACGACG GGTTGAGCGACGGGAGTGGTCAAGGTTAAAGGCCAAG GATTGGGGCTCCAGCTCCGGATCACAGG GTCGAGAAGACTCGGTTCTGAGCTACGAGACGGTGACACAGATGGAAG TGCACTACGCTCGCCCCATCATCATCCTCGGGCCCACCAAGGACCGCGCCAACGACGATCTCCTCTCCGAGTTCCCCGACAAGTTTGGATCCTGTGTCCCTC ATACGACACGGCCCAAGCGGGAGTATGAGATAGATGGCCGGGATTACCACTTTGTGTCGTCCCGGGAGAAAATGGAGAAGGACATCCAGGCACACAAGTTCATCGAGGCCGGCCAGTACAACAGCCACCTGTATGGAACCAGCGTCCAGTCCGTGCGAGAGGTGGCAGAGCAG gGGAAGCACTGCATCCTCGACGTCTCGGCCAATGCCGTGCGGCGGCTGCAGGCGGCCCACCTGCATCCTATCGCCATCTTCATCCGCCCCCGctccctggagaatgttct AGAGATCAATAAGCGGATCACAGAGGAGCAAGCCCGCAAAGCCTTCGACAGAGCCTCCAAACTGGAGCAGGAATTCACAGAGTGCTTCTCAG CCATCGTGGAGGGCGACAGCTTTGAGGAGATCTACCACAAGGTGAAGCGTGTCATCGAGGACCTCTCAGGCCCCTACATCTGGGTCCCAGCCCGAGAGAGACTCTGA